In Kangiella profundi, one DNA window encodes the following:
- a CDS encoding nitroreductase family protein yields the protein MSMHSKSSTKMLDTLINRVSCGRLKAPAPGREEMTQVFKAALRAPDHKHLMPWQYIVFEGEKALNELGEKYRLASISEDPNISLDKQERALSLPHRAPMVVVAVAKARGNEKVPHVEEVLSTGAGVQNLILGLDSLGYGAYWRTGPLAFNEHLKPLLGLEHSDTIVGFIYVGTPDMELKAKPIPEVDDFVSWA from the coding sequence TGTTAGACACATTAATTAATAGAGTTTCCTGCGGCAGGTTGAAGGCGCCAGCTCCTGGTAGAGAAGAAATGACCCAAGTATTTAAAGCTGCCTTACGGGCGCCAGATCACAAGCATTTAATGCCTTGGCAATACATTGTCTTCGAGGGTGAAAAGGCACTTAATGAACTTGGTGAGAAGTATCGCCTGGCAAGTATTTCCGAAGATCCTAATATTTCTTTGGATAAGCAGGAGCGTGCTTTGTCTTTGCCCCATCGCGCTCCTATGGTTGTAGTTGCGGTTGCAAAAGCACGTGGAAATGAAAAAGTTCCTCATGTTGAAGAAGTTCTTTCAACAGGAGCGGGTGTACAAAACCTTATACTGGGGTTGGATAGCTTAGGATATGGGGCCTACTGGAGAACGGGCCCGTTGGCGTTTAATGAGCACTTAAAGCCACTACTGGGGTTGGAGCATAGTGATACTATCGTTGGCTTTATCTATGTTGGGACGCCTGATATGGAGCTTAAAGCAAAGCCAATTCCTGAGGTCGATGACTTTGTAAGCTGGGCCTAA
- a CDS encoding CBU_0585 family protein — MSKKNYTSEITDFLKELDETIKPDSPSRRAEKAKYDEINEKRDNPDYKDKKSKLWEDF; from the coding sequence ATGTCAAAAAAGAACTACACCAGCGAAATCACAGACTTTCTTAAAGAGCTAGATGAAACCATCAAGCCTGACTCACCTTCCCGCCGAGCTGAAAAAGCTAAATATGATGAAATAAACGAAAAACGGGACAATCCAGATTATAAAGATAAAAAATCAAAATTATGGGAAGACTTTTAA
- the asnS gene encoding asparagine--tRNA ligase, translating to MLVSIVDALAGKPGVGEQVTVQGWVRTRRDSKAGLSFVNIHDGSCFNPIQAVVDNNVANYESEVVKLTAGCSVKVTGKLVESQGKGQSFEIQATAVEVLGWVDDPDTYPIQPKPHSVEFLRENAHLRARTNLIGAVTRVRNCLAQAIHRFMHQQGFYWIHTPIITASDAEGAGEMFRVSTLDMTNLPKDDKGNIDYSEDFFGKESFLTVSGQLNVETYCMAMSKVYTFGPTFRAENSNTSRHLAEFWMVEPEIAFANLSDNADLAEAMMKYIFKAVLDECADDMAFFQQRVDKDCINRLENVINHNFERMDYTDVIEVLKKADKKFDYPVEWGIDLQSEHERYIAEEYVGRPTVVMNYPKDIKAFYMRMNDDGKTVAAMDVLAPGIGEIIGGSQREERLDVLDKRIEEIGLPAEHYWWYRDLRRYGTVPHAGFGLGFDRCVSYVTGVQNIRDVIPFPRVPNNVKF from the coding sequence ATGTTAGTATCTATTGTCGACGCCCTCGCGGGCAAACCCGGCGTCGGTGAGCAAGTCACCGTACAAGGCTGGGTACGTACTCGTCGTGATTCGAAAGCTGGACTTTCGTTCGTTAATATTCACGATGGCAGCTGCTTTAATCCTATTCAGGCAGTGGTCGATAATAATGTGGCTAATTATGAGTCCGAAGTCGTTAAATTAACTGCAGGCTGTTCGGTCAAAGTAACCGGAAAGCTGGTAGAGTCACAGGGTAAAGGCCAGTCTTTCGAAATTCAGGCTACAGCGGTTGAAGTGCTGGGCTGGGTTGATGATCCTGATACCTACCCTATCCAGCCAAAACCACACTCTGTTGAATTCTTGCGTGAAAATGCTCACTTACGTGCACGCACTAACTTGATTGGTGCAGTAACACGCGTGCGTAACTGCTTGGCACAGGCGATTCACCGTTTTATGCACCAGCAAGGTTTTTACTGGATTCACACACCAATCATCACGGCTTCTGACGCAGAAGGCGCAGGTGAAATGTTCCGTGTCAGCACCCTGGACATGACTAACCTGCCCAAAGATGACAAAGGCAATATTGATTACAGTGAAGATTTCTTTGGTAAAGAGTCATTCTTAACCGTTTCTGGTCAGCTGAACGTTGAAACCTACTGCATGGCAATGTCCAAGGTTTACACCTTCGGACCAACTTTCCGTGCCGAAAACTCGAACACCAGTCGTCATCTGGCCGAGTTCTGGATGGTGGAACCAGAAATCGCATTTGCTAACTTGTCAGATAATGCAGACTTGGCCGAAGCCATGATGAAGTACATATTTAAGGCAGTTCTCGACGAGTGCGCCGACGATATGGCCTTCTTCCAGCAGCGTGTCGACAAGGACTGTATCAACCGTCTTGAAAATGTCATCAATCACAACTTCGAGCGCATGGATTACACTGACGTAATTGAAGTACTGAAAAAGGCTGACAAGAAATTCGACTACCCAGTCGAGTGGGGAATTGACCTGCAATCTGAGCATGAACGTTACATTGCTGAAGAGTATGTGGGCCGCCCAACCGTAGTTATGAACTATCCGAAGGATATAAAAGCCTTCTACATGCGCATGAATGACGATGGCAAAACCGTTGCCGCTATGGACGTATTAGCACCGGGCATTGGTGAGATCATTGGTGGTTCGCAGCGTGAAGAGCGTCTAGATGTGCTTGATAAGCGTATTGAAGAAATAGGCTTACCGGCTGAACATTACTGGTGGTATCGCGACCTGCGTCGTTACGGTACCGTACCTCACGCTGGTTTTGGTCTGGGTTTTGATCGCTGTGTATCTTATGTTACCGGTGTTCAAAACATTCGAGATGTGATCCCCTTCCCCCGCGTACCAAACAACGTTAAGTTTTAA
- a CDS encoding GAF domain-containing protein, which translates to MFQLDESQIQEYRNDKPEYYRQLALQLDALLAEDSNWITNMSQMSAFIFQMLPELNWSGFYLVNPEKADSLILGPYQGKVACVHIPFGRGVCGTAASTLETQLVEDVHQFAGHIACDAASQSEVVIPVVVDGELKGVLDIDSPITNRFDQEDADGLTALLETFIKRTQFP; encoded by the coding sequence ATGTTCCAACTAGACGAATCCCAAATTCAAGAGTATCGAAACGACAAACCTGAATACTATCGTCAGTTAGCGCTTCAATTAGATGCCTTATTGGCCGAAGACAGTAACTGGATAACCAATATGTCGCAAATGTCAGCCTTTATCTTCCAGATGCTGCCTGAGCTTAATTGGTCTGGTTTTTACCTGGTCAATCCTGAAAAGGCTGACAGCCTGATACTTGGTCCGTATCAGGGCAAGGTGGCCTGTGTTCACATTCCCTTTGGTCGTGGTGTCTGTGGAACGGCGGCTTCTACGCTTGAAACTCAGCTAGTTGAAGATGTTCATCAGTTTGCTGGTCACATAGCCTGTGATGCTGCTTCGCAAAGTGAAGTGGTGATTCCTGTAGTTGTTGATGGTGAACTGAAGGGCGTTCTGGATATTGATAGCCCAATCACTAATCGATTTGATCAGGAAGATGCTGATGGGTTGACAGCGTTGTTAGAAACCTTTATCAAGCGCACACAGTTCCCATAG
- a CDS encoding DUF1289 domain-containing protein, with translation MSISSKGQRSPTASPCIGVCSTVLGDEVCRGCGRTFDEVLNWHTFTDDQKKAVNLRLKLEGKQKF, from the coding sequence GTGTCCATTTCAAGCAAAGGCCAAAGAAGTCCTACTGCCTCGCCATGCATTGGCGTCTGTAGTACGGTTTTAGGTGATGAAGTGTGTCGTGGTTGTGGTCGAACATTCGACGAGGTGCTTAACTGGCATACTTTCACAGATGACCAGAAAAAAGCCGTAAATCTTCGTCTGAAACTCGAAGGAAAACAGAAGTTTTAA
- a CDS encoding VOC family protein, which produces MSIRPFHLAIPVHNLEQAREFYGRVLGFSEGRSSDHWIDYDCYGHQLVAHLDESMESADKAHNQVDGHAVPVPHFGVVLDMETWQQLADRLKEKGIQFAIEPYIRFKGQPGEQATMFFYDPSGNALEFKAFNDLSQLFAK; this is translated from the coding sequence ATGAGCATTCGTCCGTTTCATTTAGCCATTCCAGTCCATAATTTAGAGCAGGCCAGAGAGTTTTACGGCCGGGTACTGGGTTTTAGCGAAGGTCGCTCTAGTGATCATTGGATTGATTATGACTGCTATGGGCATCAGTTGGTGGCCCATCTTGATGAATCAATGGAGTCAGCAGACAAAGCTCATAACCAGGTTGATGGCCATGCCGTCCCAGTGCCGCATTTTGGCGTGGTTCTGGATATGGAAACCTGGCAGCAGCTGGCAGACCGATTAAAAGAGAAGGGCATACAATTTGCCATAGAGCCTTACATTCGCTTTAAGGGCCAACCCGGCGAACAGGCCACCATGTTCTTTTATGACCCCTCAGGCAACGCATTGGAATTTAAGGCTTTCAACGACTTAAGCCAGTTGTTCGCTAAATAG